One region of Exiguobacterium acetylicum genomic DNA includes:
- a CDS encoding C39 family peptidase, translated as MKRFLSALLVAAVVVGVLSPSLIAEAATKLTVTTDVLRVREKPSTSSKILGNVYKGNVYTSKGTSGSWYKISYKSRTGYIHKNYVKSSSSKYTSTGTKYTTVGTLNVRTGAGTKYKVVGQLNKGVAVSTYGTSGSWTRILYKGSYRYISTQYVSKSKPSTTTKKLNVPYYNQYSLGYPSGCEFVSLKMALEYKKKAVSAASLYNQMPKSMKNATYKNGKYYWADPEKMFTGNPAGTLDYYKNWGIYPKGILPLAKKYRSGAVDISKMGVSKIEREIRSGNPVIVWATVDFKNPYGYFSWIKPDGKTFTGYRNYHVMLVTGVSSGSFYVSDPYRGKYSVSRSQFTSVFNQTGQYALSVR; from the coding sequence ATGAAACGATTCTTATCCGCATTGCTCGTAGCGGCTGTCGTCGTTGGGGTACTCAGCCCTTCGTTGATCGCTGAGGCCGCGACGAAGTTGACCGTGACGACGGATGTCTTGCGCGTCCGCGAAAAACCGTCGACATCGAGTAAGATTCTCGGTAACGTCTACAAAGGGAATGTCTACACATCAAAGGGAACGTCCGGCAGCTGGTATAAAATCAGCTACAAATCCCGCACAGGCTACATACACAAGAACTACGTCAAATCGTCCTCGTCGAAATACACATCGACTGGGACGAAGTATACGACGGTCGGTACGCTCAACGTCCGGACAGGTGCTGGAACGAAGTATAAAGTCGTAGGGCAGCTGAACAAAGGGGTTGCCGTTTCGACATATGGCACATCAGGGAGCTGGACACGGATTCTTTACAAGGGAAGCTACCGCTATATCTCGACACAATACGTCTCGAAGTCGAAACCATCGACGACGACGAAGAAGCTGAACGTCCCGTACTACAACCAATATTCACTCGGGTATCCATCTGGCTGTGAGTTCGTCTCGTTGAAGATGGCACTTGAATACAAGAAAAAAGCCGTCTCTGCTGCGTCACTCTACAATCAAATGCCGAAAAGCATGAAGAACGCGACGTATAAGAACGGGAAGTATTACTGGGCAGATCCAGAAAAAATGTTCACGGGGAATCCAGCCGGAACGCTTGATTACTACAAGAACTGGGGCATCTATCCGAAAGGGATCTTACCACTTGCGAAAAAATACCGCAGTGGTGCCGTTGATATCTCGAAAATGGGCGTCTCGAAGATTGAACGTGAAATCCGCAGCGGTAACCCGGTCATCGTCTGGGCAACGGTCGATTTCAAGAATCCATATGGCTACTTCTCTTGGATTAAACCGGACGGTAAAACATTCACAGGTTACCGGAACTATCACGTCATGCTCGTGACAGGTGTCTCAAGTGGTTCGTTCTACGTCTCGGACCCATACCGCGGCAAGTACAGTGTCAGTCGCTCGCAGTTCACATCCGTTTTCAATCAAACGGGACAATATGCGTTATCTGTTCGTTAA
- a CDS encoding DUF2339 domain-containing protein — MEDPRITRLEQEIAALRQRVAALEGQNTSPVAPEPSEPEVSTVARPAPRPAYTKRKPVVPPPTFKEKRSREEWEQVIATVWLPRIGAIFAALGALFLFSYASVAGLISPPVRIGSGVLIGLLVIALGEYQYEKKRRELGVGLVATGTIVALAALFAGMALYQFYPPSLAFLLELVVVFIAYGLMLWMRSQALLVLVSITGFLLPYLQLSDEPNLPLFLLYEVVLFAAIFFAVDRLKAKKAFVFAWVILTIALAFGLLSLTLSWYDYDNDARRLDEWSVLLAALFGYGATSFVGRRIQFQQNVPSWLAGGVVLLTLLILDWSFGAFAAILFAGISYVLADRLKDPAQNGVGHVALLVAVLLIPADALSWTYQLRYFLIAGLIAAFWFVPQARMPHQRLFNVGLYVVFIFSAVVDYESYQSLGLSYALTVLAMVIASTAFVLLLVQTHRDPVWKGSWQLVLVLAAIGVFTTYTLIIMELPFYRGLEETARSTTLSAAYIVLALVLVAIGRMRTSSTWRLSGLLLLTISAVKLLLFDLSFLSLFQKAFVFIGFGIVTFIISRTYFKKRKEQA; from the coding sequence ATGGAAGATCCACGGATCACGCGTCTCGAGCAGGAGATTGCGGCGTTACGACAACGAGTAGCTGCCCTTGAAGGACAGAACACTTCGCCTGTCGCACCTGAACCGAGCGAACCAGAAGTAAGTACAGTCGCTCGCCCAGCTCCGCGCCCTGCTTATACGAAACGAAAGCCGGTTGTTCCTCCACCAACATTTAAAGAAAAACGCTCCCGCGAAGAATGGGAACAGGTCATCGCGACCGTCTGGTTACCTCGGATTGGAGCGATATTCGCTGCACTCGGGGCTTTATTCCTTTTCTCCTACGCCTCGGTTGCCGGTCTGATCAGTCCGCCTGTCCGCATCGGAAGTGGGGTCTTGATTGGTCTGCTCGTCATCGCTCTCGGAGAATACCAGTATGAGAAGAAACGACGTGAGCTCGGGGTCGGACTCGTTGCGACCGGTACGATCGTCGCCTTGGCGGCACTGTTCGCCGGGATGGCCTTATATCAATTCTATCCACCGTCTTTAGCTTTCTTACTTGAGCTCGTCGTCGTCTTCATCGCGTACGGTTTGATGCTCTGGATGCGATCGCAAGCCTTGCTCGTCCTTGTATCCATCACCGGTTTCTTATTACCATATCTACAATTATCAGACGAACCGAACTTACCGCTCTTCTTATTATACGAAGTCGTCCTGTTCGCAGCGATCTTCTTTGCGGTTGACCGACTGAAGGCCAAAAAAGCGTTCGTCTTCGCTTGGGTAATCTTGACGATCGCACTCGCGTTCGGATTGTTGTCATTGACGCTTTCCTGGTACGACTATGACAATGATGCGCGACGACTTGATGAGTGGTCGGTCTTACTTGCGGCACTCTTTGGTTACGGCGCGACGTCGTTCGTCGGACGACGGATTCAGTTCCAGCAGAATGTTCCAAGCTGGCTTGCTGGAGGTGTCGTATTACTGACGTTACTGATTCTCGATTGGTCGTTCGGAGCATTTGCCGCAATTCTATTCGCAGGCATTTCTTATGTGCTTGCTGATCGATTAAAGGATCCCGCTCAAAACGGCGTCGGTCACGTTGCCTTACTCGTCGCCGTTCTCTTGATTCCGGCAGATGCCCTCAGCTGGACCTATCAACTACGTTACTTTTTGATTGCCGGGTTGATCGCCGCATTTTGGTTCGTTCCACAGGCACGCATGCCGCATCAACGGTTGTTTAACGTCGGCTTGTATGTCGTCTTTATCTTTTCAGCCGTCGTTGATTATGAATCTTATCAAAGCCTAGGTCTCTCCTACGCCTTGACGGTGCTCGCGATGGTCATCGCTTCGACGGCATTCGTCTTGCTCCTCGTTCAGACACATCGTGATCCGGTCTGGAAAGGGTCATGGCAACTTGTCCTCGTCTTAGCCGCAATCGGTGTCTTTACGACATACACGTTGATCATCATGGAGTTACCATTCTACCGCGGTCTTGAAGAGACGGCGCGTAGTACGACGTTGTCCGCTGCCTATATCGTCCTCGCACTCGTCCTTGTCGCGATTGGTCGGATGCGGACGTCGTCGACGTGGCGATTATCCGGTTTGTTGCTACTGACGATCAGTGCCGTCAAGCTTTTACTATTCGATTTGTCGTTCCTGAGCTTATTCCAAAAAGCATTCGTCTTCATTGGCTTCGGAATCGTCACGTTCATCATTTCACGGACGTACTTCAAAAAACGCAAAGAACAAGCCTGA
- the efeO gene encoding iron uptake system protein EfeO, producing the protein MKQALLMTGALAVVLAGCSEAKQAETPAPKKTNFDQVVADYRTYAINEIDTFVRETEKFTDAVQAGKLEEAKALYAPTRMYYERAEPIAEVFGDLDPKIDARAGDVKASEWGGYHRIEQGLFEKGTTKGYEDYAKQLMKDVHLLRAKVETVEVTPELLVTGATDLLNEVSTSKVTGEEDRYSHTDLYDFAANVEGAEKIYELLNPALKKQDAALSKEIAARFKDVHALLDAKKQGDGYVLYTSLSKQDVKQMSVAINELAEPLSKMGIVLEG; encoded by the coding sequence ATGAAACAAGCATTATTGATGACAGGGGCGCTCGCCGTCGTTTTAGCAGGTTGCAGTGAAGCGAAACAAGCGGAGACACCGGCACCAAAAAAGACGAATTTTGACCAGGTCGTTGCGGATTACCGGACGTACGCGATCAACGAAATTGATACGTTCGTCCGCGAGACAGAAAAATTCACCGATGCCGTACAGGCTGGCAAGCTTGAAGAAGCGAAAGCATTATACGCACCGACACGGATGTATTACGAACGCGCAGAACCAATCGCAGAAGTGTTCGGTGACCTTGATCCGAAGATCGATGCGCGAGCAGGCGACGTTAAAGCGTCGGAGTGGGGTGGCTATCACCGGATCGAGCAAGGGTTATTTGAAAAGGGAACGACAAAAGGTTATGAAGATTACGCGAAACAATTGATGAAGGACGTCCACTTACTGCGGGCAAAGGTCGAGACGGTCGAGGTGACACCGGAATTACTCGTCACGGGGGCGACTGATCTATTGAACGAGGTCTCGACGTCAAAAGTGACAGGGGAAGAAGACCGTTATTCGCATACTGATTTATATGACTTCGCGGCAAACGTCGAAGGGGCTGAAAAAATTTACGAATTGTTGAACCCGGCGCTGAAAAAACAAGATGCGGCGTTATCAAAAGAGATTGCGGCTCGCTTCAAGGATGTCCACGCGTTACTCGATGCGAAGAAACAGGGTGACGGCTATGTCCTCTATACGAGTCTCTCGAAACAAGACGTCAAACAGATGAGTGTCGCCATTAATGAACTCGCGGAACCGCTCTCGAAGATGGGCATCGTACTGGAGGGATAA
- the efeB gene encoding iron uptake transporter deferrochelatase/peroxidase subunit codes for MKPIQEGVTRRDVLKVAGLTSLGAALYASGLEKFLPRTLTVEASDQEPFYGTYQAGILTPPQNHVQVVAFDIKTERRDELVDLLKRWTRLCARLAAGLPYGDSDSRYVPPEDTGEADGLSAGHLTFTFGCGPSLFDGRFGIRHKRPDALKALPTFDLDRLDEKWSGGDLVVQVCGDDAQVVFHAIRNLVRVGRGTVAMRWSQAGFQRSKAADASGGTPRNLFGFKDGTGNPDVSKKQVRKEALFCQWQDGTPWLTNGSFLVVRRIQMHLEVWDRTILKEQERTFGRERASGAPLGSTDEFASVTPAKRQARGEAALPVDSHTAVAHGDGKTAILRRSYSYQDGIDEKTGALDAGLLFLSYQRSPKQFIEIQRRLAAQDRLNEYITHRGSAVFACFGGISKGGYIGDALFA; via the coding sequence ATGAAACCAATCCAAGAAGGTGTCACGCGGCGTGACGTCCTGAAGGTCGCGGGTTTGACGAGTCTCGGAGCTGCCCTTTATGCCAGTGGTCTTGAAAAGTTCCTTCCACGGACATTGACTGTTGAAGCCAGTGACCAAGAGCCGTTCTACGGGACGTATCAAGCGGGAATTCTGACACCCCCACAAAATCATGTCCAAGTCGTGGCGTTTGATATCAAGACGGAGCGACGCGATGAGTTGGTCGATTTATTAAAACGCTGGACGCGGTTATGTGCCAGACTTGCTGCCGGATTACCATACGGTGATTCCGACTCCCGCTACGTCCCACCGGAAGATACGGGGGAAGCGGATGGTCTATCGGCGGGTCACTTGACGTTTACGTTCGGATGCGGTCCAAGTCTGTTTGACGGTCGCTTCGGCATCCGTCATAAACGACCGGATGCTCTTAAAGCGTTACCAACGTTCGATCTCGATCGTCTCGACGAAAAATGGAGCGGAGGCGACCTCGTCGTCCAAGTGTGCGGTGATGATGCCCAAGTCGTCTTCCATGCAATCCGTAACCTCGTCCGTGTCGGACGTGGGACGGTCGCGATGCGTTGGTCCCAAGCTGGTTTCCAGCGCAGTAAAGCAGCAGATGCCTCTGGCGGGACGCCGCGTAATCTATTCGGCTTCAAGGACGGTACGGGGAATCCTGACGTCTCGAAGAAGCAGGTCCGGAAAGAAGCACTCTTTTGTCAGTGGCAAGACGGAACACCATGGTTGACGAACGGCTCGTTCCTCGTCGTCCGTCGCATCCAGATGCACCTTGAAGTCTGGGACCGGACGATTCTAAAAGAGCAAGAACGGACCTTCGGGCGCGAACGCGCTTCCGGGGCTCCGCTTGGTTCAACAGACGAGTTTGCTTCCGTCACACCAGCGAAACGACAAGCTCGTGGCGAAGCCGCCTTACCGGTTGACTCGCATACCGCTGTCGCGCACGGGGACGGGAAGACAGCGATCTTACGCCGTTCCTACTCGTATCAGGATGGTATCGATGAAAAGACAGGTGCCCTTGATGCTGGACTACTCTTTTTATCGTATCAGCGTTCACCGAAACAATTCATCGAGATTCAGCGTCGTCTTGCCGCACAGGACCGATTGAATGAATACATCACGCACCGTGGAAGTGCCGTCTTCGCCTGCTTCGGTGGAATCTCGAAAGGAGGCTACATCGGTGATGCGTTATTTGCGTAA
- a CDS encoding FTR1 family protein, which translates to MRYLRNLVLVLVFLIAGQHAVPVHAASTDDLYVAIGQALSAVASEDRTALNQAIDELGQAAQDLPDQQAAITKAVKQVDAKREATFPKVREQLTALSAAVRKQEEATKPKTDPVAKAKVKQLLSLTKEMRQVKASDRPAAEQRLLTAWATHESLVRNDSVGHYGNIEMALASIRIAAARKPSDTKEWKAALDQFDTAVQSFLDGKQVQAKKTGLQSLLTPLEKAQTALAANDLSQAKEALEAFLKTWPRAEGEVRTRNEGLYSQLESDVPLLLARLKPETREETAKELQSFENAIAQLQTKTHYTFVDAMLVMLREGLEALLIVSALVAFARKSRSKQEGKVWAGAGLGLIASGLLALILQTVFQASFAATGREQIEGYTGIVAVVVMLFVGYWLHSKSAVAKRKHFLSTLSTTSLFFVSFLTIFREGAETLLFYIGMAPAMTKTALLSGIGLAIVIIGLVSYAVIQIGVRLPIHRLFQVASWLIYLMAFKILGTSLHALQLTNILPIHPLNGLGTAGWLGFYPTLETLIPQVVLMILIALFTIWQKRRASSIQTAA; encoded by the coding sequence ATGCGTTATTTGCGTAATCTCGTCCTTGTACTTGTATTCCTTATAGCCGGTCAACACGCGGTGCCTGTCCATGCTGCATCGACGGATGATCTCTATGTCGCAATCGGACAAGCACTGTCTGCCGTCGCAAGTGAAGATCGCACAGCACTGAATCAAGCGATTGATGAACTAGGACAAGCTGCTCAAGATTTACCTGATCAACAAGCGGCAATCACGAAAGCTGTCAAACAGGTCGATGCGAAACGGGAGGCAACGTTTCCAAAAGTCCGCGAGCAACTGACAGCACTCTCTGCTGCCGTCCGCAAGCAAGAAGAAGCAACGAAACCGAAGACGGATCCGGTCGCGAAAGCAAAGGTGAAACAATTGCTTTCGTTGACGAAAGAGATGCGGCAAGTCAAAGCGAGCGACCGTCCGGCAGCGGAGCAACGGTTGTTGACCGCTTGGGCGACGCACGAGAGTCTTGTTCGTAATGACAGTGTCGGTCACTATGGCAACATCGAGATGGCACTTGCGTCGATCCGAATCGCGGCAGCGCGAAAACCTTCGGATACGAAGGAATGGAAAGCCGCACTTGATCAGTTCGATACGGCTGTCCAGTCCTTCCTCGACGGAAAGCAGGTCCAGGCGAAGAAAACGGGACTGCAGTCACTTCTGACGCCACTTGAAAAGGCGCAAACCGCACTTGCGGCAAATGATTTATCGCAAGCGAAAGAAGCGCTTGAAGCGTTTCTGAAGACTTGGCCACGTGCGGAAGGTGAGGTTCGGACACGTAATGAAGGTCTCTATTCCCAGCTTGAATCCGATGTACCACTGTTACTTGCCCGCCTGAAGCCGGAAACGAGGGAAGAGACGGCAAAAGAACTCCAGTCGTTTGAGAATGCTATCGCACAATTACAAACGAAGACGCATTATACGTTTGTTGATGCAATGCTCGTCATGTTGCGGGAAGGTCTCGAAGCGTTATTAATCGTCAGCGCGCTTGTTGCTTTCGCGCGGAAAAGTCGATCGAAACAAGAAGGAAAGGTTTGGGCAGGCGCTGGGCTTGGTCTGATCGCAAGCGGTCTGTTAGCGCTTATCTTGCAGACGGTCTTTCAGGCCTCGTTCGCAGCGACAGGTCGGGAACAAATTGAAGGATACACGGGCATCGTCGCCGTCGTCGTCATGTTGTTCGTCGGCTACTGGTTGCACTCGAAAAGCGCCGTCGCCAAACGAAAACACTTTTTGTCGACGCTTTCGACGACGTCTTTGTTCTTCGTCAGTTTCTTGACGATCTTCCGAGAAGGCGCCGAGACGTTGTTGTTCTATATCGGAATGGCACCAGCGATGACGAAAACTGCCTTGTTATCCGGAATCGGTCTTGCAATCGTCATCATCGGTCTCGTCTCGTACGCAGTCATTCAGATCGGTGTTCGTTTACCGATCCATCGTCTGTTCCAAGTCGCATCGTGGTTGATCTATCTGATGGCGTTCAAGATTCTTGGTACGAGTCTGCACGCGTTGCAGCTGACGAACATCTTACCGATTCATCCATTAAATGGACTCGGAACTGCCGGGTGGCTTGGCTTTTATCCGACGCTCGAGACGCTTATCCCGCAAGTCGTCCTGATGATTCTAATTGCCTTGTTTACGATCTGGCAAAAGCGGCGTGCGTCTTCAATCCAGACTGCTGCTTAA
- a CDS encoding general stress protein, whose amino-acid sequence MLETRIVRNMTAVDAEVTSLKSSGYSNKQIYIFAKDEELAERIANDTQTLPYRVTKKSFFETLLSAVRSNRKDRIAQLSELGMTKDVAEDLEDEVRHGRIVIVGSKSDLLNPAFAASYVTDEATDYGAGVPKLEDEETTTTLPADQNVKLKDE is encoded by the coding sequence ATGCTTGAAACACGCATCGTACGAAACATGACCGCTGTCGACGCAGAAGTGACGAGCCTCAAATCAAGTGGCTATTCGAATAAACAGATTTACATCTTTGCGAAAGACGAAGAACTCGCGGAACGGATCGCGAATGACACGCAGACGTTACCGTACCGTGTCACGAAGAAGTCGTTCTTCGAGACATTACTGTCAGCCGTCCGGAGCAATCGGAAAGACCGGATCGCTCAGTTGTCCGAGCTCGGCATGACGAAGGATGTCGCCGAGGACTTAGAAGATGAAGTCCGGCACGGTCGGATCGTCATCGTCGGTTCGAAGTCCGATTTACTGAATCCAGCGTTCGCAGCGTCGTACGTGACGGATGAAGCAACCGATTATGGTGCCGGTGTTCCGAAACTCGAAGATGAGGAAACGACGACGACGTTACCAGCGGACCAAAACGTGAAGTTAAAAGATGAATGA
- a CDS encoding YciI family protein yields MQFLYTGYYDAERMDALSKEEIDALMSRCDELMNTFNERVNVLSDWYPGLATQAFYWQDGVVQKKVEPDRTHGEQIGSLIVFEARDLDQAMELASLHPTTQVAEGETYGWRAEVRPLSTS; encoded by the coding sequence ATGCAATTCTTATATACCGGCTATTATGACGCAGAACGGATGGATGCCTTATCGAAGGAAGAAATTGACGCCTTAATGTCACGTTGTGATGAATTGATGAACACGTTCAATGAGCGAGTCAACGTCTTATCAGACTGGTATCCCGGTCTTGCAACACAAGCATTCTACTGGCAGGATGGGGTCGTACAGAAGAAAGTAGAGCCGGATCGAACGCATGGAGAACAGATTGGCAGTTTGATCGTCTTTGAAGCACGTGATTTGGATCAAGCGATGGAACTGGCTTCTCTTCATCCGACGACTCAAGTCGCAGAAGGGGAAACATACGGGTGGCGCGCAGAAGTCCGTCCGTTAAGTACTTCTTGA
- a CDS encoding putative quinol monooxygenase has protein sequence MYGLWTTFTTQSGQRDNVIALLLEAAASFATHPGCLHYIISSSDEPDVLHVRKIWTDAAAHRASLTLPSTRQLIAQARPLLEHVERVLEDQPLGGKGLM, from the coding sequence ATGTACGGATTATGGACGACGTTTACGACTCAATCCGGACAACGCGACAACGTCATTGCCCTGTTACTTGAAGCTGCGGCTTCTTTTGCGACTCATCCGGGTTGTCTGCACTACATCATCAGTAGTTCTGACGAGCCGGATGTGCTACATGTCCGCAAAATTTGGACGGATGCCGCCGCCCATCGTGCATCCTTAACGTTACCGTCGACGAGACAGTTGATTGCTCAAGCGCGCCCGTTGCTCGAGCATGTTGAACGTGTACTCGAAGACCAACCACTTGGTGGCAAAGGGCTCATGTAA
- a CDS encoding flavodoxin family protein: MYTIFGSSRKGNSEWLGEQALKGIPHVAVDLANVSIQPIEDRRHHGGFLPIGDDYRRIVEEMLEHDDILFITPIYWYSMSTKMKLFIDRFSESLRDEELDFKSRMAGKRFHLIAVGGDNPRVKGQALVTQFEHIASFLGATLETAILAEGNAPGEVEHDQEAIAAIAAFREKMSGARV, encoded by the coding sequence ATGTATACGATTTTTGGTAGCTCACGTAAAGGAAACAGTGAATGGCTCGGGGAACAAGCATTGAAAGGAATTCCTCATGTTGCTGTCGATTTGGCAAACGTCTCGATTCAGCCGATTGAAGACCGCCGTCATCATGGAGGCTTTTTGCCGATCGGTGATGACTATCGCCGGATCGTCGAAGAAATGCTTGAACACGATGACATCCTGTTCATCACTCCGATTTATTGGTACTCGATGTCGACGAAGATGAAATTATTCATCGACCGATTCAGCGAGTCCCTGCGCGACGAAGAGCTTGACTTCAAAAGCCGGATGGCGGGGAAACGATTCCACTTGATCGCAGTCGGAGGAGATAATCCACGCGTTAAAGGACAAGCGCTCGTCACGCAGTTCGAGCATATCGCATCGTTCCTTGGCGCGACGCTTGAGACAGCGATTCTTGCCGAAGGGAATGCACCGGGAGAGGTCGAACACGATCAAGAAGCGATTGCGGCAATCGCGGCGTTTCGTGAAAAAATGTCAGGAGCACGTGTTTAA
- a CDS encoding alpha/beta fold hydrolase, whose product MHYIAEWNGQRFDYRDSGSGPVILLIHGTQSDYREVYHVEKLITAGYRVIVPSRPGYGRTPLQLADSPETLATFYAGWLASRQIKQYTVYGISAGGPTAIALAGMDPGVRALVLACAMTHRISLPYHRLLIQPVLQRPLQFIQWGLWTYVKDKIRKFPEEAAVRMVEMTSLLPRETIRTHISETDASLLYEVGLQNGPGRGVLFDITQDIERERLEAVTCPVLIVHSKSDRAVPFEHSEHARQSIPHAQFIESKSPGHLIWIGPSARRDERMIERFIAFNQMT is encoded by the coding sequence ATGCATTATATCGCAGAATGGAATGGTCAGCGCTTTGATTACCGGGATAGCGGGAGCGGTCCCGTCATTCTTTTAATTCATGGCACGCAGTCGGATTACCGAGAAGTCTATCATGTCGAGAAGTTAATCACGGCAGGATATCGCGTCATCGTACCGTCACGTCCGGGATACGGAAGAACGCCACTTCAGCTTGCGGATAGTCCAGAGACGCTTGCGACGTTTTACGCTGGCTGGCTGGCATCCCGCCAGATTAAACAGTACACCGTTTACGGCATCTCTGCCGGCGGACCGACGGCAATCGCGCTTGCGGGAATGGATCCAGGCGTCCGTGCCCTCGTCTTAGCATGTGCGATGACGCACCGGATCTCCCTGCCGTATCATCGTCTTCTGATCCAACCGGTCTTACAACGTCCCCTGCAGTTCATCCAGTGGGGGCTTTGGACGTATGTGAAGGATAAGATTCGCAAGTTTCCTGAAGAAGCAGCGGTTCGGATGGTCGAGATGACGAGTCTTTTACCACGCGAAACGATCCGTACCCACATTAGTGAGACGGATGCGTCGTTATTATATGAGGTTGGTCTTCAAAATGGTCCTGGGCGAGGTGTCTTGTTTGATATCACACAAGACATCGAACGAGAACGGCTTGAAGCCGTCACGTGTCCCGTCTTGATCGTCCATTCGAAGTCAGACCGTGCTGTTCCGTTCGAGCATTCGGAACATGCACGACAAAGTATTCCTCACGCGCAGTTCATTGAATCGAAAAGTCCCGGTCACCTGATTTGGATCGGTCCATCCGCGCGTCGGGATGAACGGATGATCGAACGGTTCATCGCCTTCAATCAGATGACTTGA